ATGGTGCCGTCGGGATCGTAGCTTCCGGAAGCGTTGAACGTGATGACCTCACTCGTATAGACGGTTTCCGCGGATTCCGTGAAAATCGATACCGGAGGCCTGTTCAGAACGGTCTTCGTGGCGGTTGTTGACGCAGTGTCGCCATCATCATCAGTTGCTGTAAGAGTTACTGTGTAATTTCCATCGTCTGAGTACGCGTGTTCCACGGTCAAGCCTGTAGTGTTTGTCCCGTCACCAAAATCCCAGAAATAGCCAACAATCGACCCATCGGGATCATAGCTTTCAGTAGCGTTGAAGTAAATATTTTCGTCCGTAAGTACAGACGTCGCTGACTCGGTGAATGACACTATGGGCAGCTTGTTGAGCACCTTGATGTCGGCGGAGGTTTTGTCGGTTAGTCCATTGTTGTCGGTCACGATAAGTGTAACTGTGTAGTTTCCGTTGTTAGCGTAGGTGTGGGTTGTAACCTCGCCAGTTTCATTCGTCCCGTCACCAAAATCCCAGAGGTATCTGACTATTGTGCCGTTGGGGTCATAACTTTCAGATGCATCAAAGGTTACAGTTTCGCCTGTGTCAGGAGCCGTGGGGAGGTAGGTGAAAGAAGCAACAGGTAGTTCGATGCGGGTATATTCCTGTGTGAAGAAGCCTTGCGCCGTATAAACTGTTACTTTTATTTCTTGACCTTTGAACTCTGTCCAATTCCACAAGCATTGAAGGGTAAGGTTATCGCCGGGCATGAGCCTCTGTGTTATGTCACCTATTGTTGTTATGTTCTCGAAAATTTGAGTCCCATTTGTGATTGCTACTCTGTTGATGTTGACAAAATGTGGCGATGACGGTAGATTCGAGACTGTTACATTAAATCCACTGGTGTCAGGTAGTGCAGTGAAAGTTAAATCTGTTATATTAAGCGATACGGAGGGAGGCAAGGAAGCTGTTTTGGATACTGCTGAATAACCTTGTGAAGTTTTGGCAGTAATATTATGAGAAGAACCAAGAGAACCCTTTTCCCATAGGTTCCAGTAACATGTGAAGGTCTTGTTTTGGCCTGGTTGAAGTTGCTGTGGAAGTGTGGCGTTTTCATCGTGGATTGTCATGTTTTGAGGTGGAATGCTGGTAGAATCAAATAGTATTTCTGTTACATTTAATGGTATGAGCGATTCTGCTGAATTTCTGATAGTCACATTAAAACGCTCGACAGTTACTGTGGTGTCAAATTCTGCTTTGACAATTTCTAACTTCACTTTACCTGCTTTAAAGGGAAATGTTGCGCCCGAGTCATCTTGCAGGAATACAACAACACGGATGGTTTGACCCGCGAATTCTCCCCAGCTGCTGTTGCACCTAAAAGTTATGGCTTCGCTTTTTCTAAGAGGATATGGGATTGATGGTCCTATGGATTCCGCCGGGATGCTATAAATCGTTTCCACATCATCTATGATAGTAACTATGGTAATACTAATTATGTTTGCATCAGCTTTCGAATAGGATGGATTTAGAACAGTCACTTTAAAATAGGTGCTGTCTTCGATGGGAAATGTAACATTCGTGATTGTTATCGTGGTGACACCTTCGGGAACCTTAAATCCTATTTCCACATAATAGCCCACAGTCCACAAGTATGACAACACAGCGCCTACTATCGCCGATGCTAAAAGCAAAATTAACAAAGAAAGTGTTGAAATCCCCTTTGTACTTCTTAACATAGTGTGCATGCTTCGTTCCTCGTTTTTAGCGTGATGGTTATTCTGATTTGTGAAGGGAGTAAATAAGTATTCGGTTGTGGAATGAAGCATTTTTCAAGCCGTATTCGTGTTTCTTTGTGCCTCTGAATTATCTCACTATTAGTACGGGGCATGGTGCGTATGTTACTACTCCGTTGGCTACGCTTCCTAGAAGGAATTTTTTGATTCCGGTTCTGCCTTTAGTTCCCATAACAATAAGGTCGCAGCCTTCTTTGTTGGCGATCTCTGTTATTGCGTGAACAATTGACATGTGATTTTCGATGACTTTTGTCTCAACTGTGACTCCTACTTTCTTTGCCATTTTCTCTACTTTTTTTAGATATTCTTCTACCATCTTTCTTTTTTCTCTGGAGATTGTTATCGGAATAGGAGTTACTGTGGAGGCTGGCGCAACTTCTATAGGGGTAGGCGCAAAAGCATAAGCGGGTAAGTGCATCACATGAACAGCGATAAGCTCAGCTTTTTCTTCCTTTTCATGTTTTTCGTGTTTCTCATGTTTCTCGTGCTTTTCGTAAGTCTCTCTGGGAGCTGCTTCAGCCTTAAGTGAAGCTCCACATTTTGGGCAATACTTCATTTCTTCGGAAACTTCATTTCCACATTTTGGACAGTATGGCAAACTGTTTCACCATATTTCAACTATTCTGCTAGGTTGACATTTAATATAAGCGTTAAAGCTCCGATCTGTTAGTAGAAAGCTGATAGACATTTATTTTGTTTCCTCTCGAAAAACTACGGTTGCCCGTGCTTAGCGACTTTATTCAAGAGAAAGTTTTTCCAACTGCTCTAATACATATTCACGAATTTCTTTTGGCTTAGGCAACTTTGCCACCACATTCCCGTTTTTTACAAGTGGTTTCAACATTCGATCTGTTTTGCCTCGGCATTTTAGGCATGTTGGTTGAGGTTCATTATAGGACAAAACTACGTCGACTAGGCATTTTGGGCATCGCCACACCTCCTTTTTCCCCCCAAGCTTACCTCGCTTTGCACATAGCTTTCCGTCTATCTCAACTATATCCATGGCGAAGTTTATAGTAGGCGAGTTACTCACATGTGTGCCTACACCAAACGCGTCTGCACCAGCTTCACTTAGTTGTCTGACTGATTCTTCGTTCAAACCTCCAGAAACGAAGATTTGGACATGTTTGCAGCCGCGAATGTTCAGTTCCCATCGTACCTCTCGCACAATTTCTGCGAAATTACCTTTACGAGATGATGGTGTGTCAAGTCGTACTGCCTTTAATTTTTTCAAAGCCTTTACAGCCATAATTGCTTCCATCTTTTCATCCGAGTATGTATCTACTAAGGCAACGCGAGGCACATCTTCTTCAACTATGCTGTCAAAAGCTTTCCATGCTTTAACCTGGTCGCCCATAACTATTATGAGGGCGTGGGGCATAGTTCCCACGGGCTCGGTCTCTACTGCCTTGGCGCCCGTCAGACAGCTAACTGCGTCAAACCCACCAATGAACGCCGCACGGTCTATCATTGGTGAAAGAGACGGGTGCATGCGACGGATACCAAAAGAAATAAGGCGTTTGTTTTTGGCAACTTTTCTTATTCTCGCTGCTCGAGTGGCTATTCCAGAGGCTTGACAAATAAGACCTAGAAGAGGAGTTTCATAGAGACAAAAGTCTCCATAAGAACCTTCAATCCGTACAACAGGCTCACGGAAACCTTGGTGATCACCAGCATAGAAAACGGTTCCTTCAGACATCGAATAGACATCAACGGGAATACCTTTGAACAAATGGGCTAATTCTTCAATGCCGCACAGAATGCCCCAGGGCCGATTTTCTGGAAGGCTACCAGAAGTAACTTCCGCTATCACACGGGTTTTTTCCCTACCTTTAGCTTCTAAAATCTGTTTTGTGCGGACAAAGTAAATATCCGTGGTTTCTGCTCGTTTAATCTCTTCGTCGGAAGCAACATGAAAAAGACGCATCTAAATTCTCTCCACAGCTCTTGCTTCAATGAAGTATAGCGATATTTATTTAAAGGTTCAAGCATTGCTTACGAATAGAAGTAGCTGAATGAATCCAACCTCAATTACTGCAGCTATAAAAAATAATAAATAAATTATTACAAGAGCTCTTATGGTCATGCTTCTGCTTAATGTTTTCCGTATTGTTAAATAAATTCCATACCCTTCAATTATGCCATTGGGCAGACTCAGCAGAACAAACATAGCTAAGTTACCCAGAGCTACGGTGCCAAAAACAATCATGCTAGCTCTAAAAATGCTCAAAAGAATAATCATGAGAGTGAACATTAAAGCAAAAGGGCGGGGGTGTTGAAGCACAACATAGTCATACTTTTTCGGCTTGAAAAAAGAAAGAACTAGTTCGACGTAGAAAGTCATAGCAAGCAGAATAAGAGAGACCACCAAGACATTGTGGACAAAGACCACTAACACAGCAATTGGAGGATTAGCGAACAAGTTTCCAGAATATTCAAAGAAAGCCCTATTTTCAACATATGCCAACGCTAAGAAAATCAGCAAAGTGACGCCAAGTAACAACGTTCTCTTCTTCGAAGCCATTGTAAGAACCACAGGTCCTATGTGTTCGCGAGTAAGTGAATAAAAACATTGCCTGACTTTTCAATTCGCGCCTAATTTTAAAAACTGCTGTTCAACCAGAAGTGTGTGGAGAACCTAGATCGAGACGTTGAATATAACCCACATTCTCTTCGTCATACATCAAATTTAATTCTTTGGAGCTCATTCCTCTATTCAATGCAACAAACATGGATAGCATTGAACCCAACGCGTGAATACATAAAGCATCTATCTCGTCCAAGATACTTATGGTTCATTGGAGGCTATTTTGTCCTTGACTATGAATACGCAACATTTTCCACGAATTTCCTTGACTTGACAAAAAGGATCTTTCAACCTGTTTCGCAGATGCCTTATCACCTTGTCGTATCTAAACTTAACTACTTAAGGCAGATTCTGCGTAAGATAGAAAACACTTAAAAAAGACCTTTATATAAGTGGATAAAGCTCTGCAGAGAGAGGAGTTAATATTTGTCATGAAAACGAAATGCCCGGCTATAATCAGCGTGGGCAGGACCGAGTTTGGAGAGCATTATGAAAGAGAGCCTAACAATTTGGTTGAGGAGGCTGGACTGACAGCTTTAGACTCTGCAAAAATTGAGCGTGGAGACGTTGACGCGTGTCACTTTGCAGACTATTTTCTTCCTATAACCAACAAATTGGGACTTGAAGAAGGCTTTCTATCTGAACTCTTAGAGTTAAACGTCCCCATGGAAATCACGCGGTCCTTCAGCTCCGCCCTCGCAAATGCCTGCAACGCCGTTCTGGCAGGAAAGTATGAACTCATGCTTGTGGGTGGAATGGAAAAAATGACGGACCGGTGGGACAAGATTAGAGATGACCTCATGCTTCTAGAGGACCCATGGAGCTATTATGCTGGATGTACTCCAGAGGCGAACCATGAGCTTATGCTTAGAGCATACATTAAAAAATTCGGGATTGCCGGTGAACAACTTGACATTTTAGAAAAAGCGTTAGCTGGCTTCTCAGTGAGAAATCACCACATGGCCATGAAAAACAAGTACGCTCAGTTTCATAAAGAAATCTCCGTTGACACAGTTATGAAGGCAAGAGCCAAGGCAAGAAGACCTTTAGGCTTGTTCGATTTTGCACCAATATCTGACGGCGCCTCTGCTCTAATACTAACAAATTCAGAACTTGCTGAATCTTATACTAGCAAACCAGTTTACATTCTAGGCTACTCTCTAGCCACAGATTATATTACCTTCCCTTCGCGGAACAACCTGACTGGTTTTTTGTCCACTAGACTTGCAATGAAGGATATCCTTAAGACAGCGGATATCGAATTGGACGACATTTCGATTTTGGAGCTTTACGATCAATCTACGATGATGGGGATGGTGTCTTTAGAGGATTTAGGGTTCTGCGAGAGGGGTAAGGCGTGGATAGACATTTACAGAAGTTGTCAAGAGAATGAAGACTATTACGAGCTTAATGGTAAGAGGCTATTCGTGAACGTGAATGGTGGACTTAAGGCCGATGGAAATCCTTTGGGCGCCACAGGTGGTGCAGAGATTTTCGAGGTATTTCAACAGTTAAGACATGAGGCTGGTGAAAGGCAGGTAAAGGCAGATGGTGAACTCAGATGCGGTTGTGTTCACGAGTTGGAAGGTTTTGGAACCAAAGCATATATCTACATTCTAGGAAGGAACTGACATGAGCAGCGAGCCAATTGAGAGACGGGTGGCCTATATAGGCGATAGGCTACGCGGTAGTCGTTGCAGCATATGCGGAAAAGAATATTTCAAACTCAAAGATTACTGCGGCGCTTGCGGAAGGGAAAGCTTTGGCAAAATGGAGCGTATTGACTTCTTTTACGAAGAAGGAACGCTGGAAATTTGCACCCTTGTAAATAAACCTACAAACAAGTTCACAAAATTAGGGCCATACCTCTATGGAATATTTTCGTTCCACAATGGCAAAGTACGTTTTCCAGGTAGATTAACTGATCGTATTATCAGAGATGAGGAGGAACTAAGGCTCGATGATTTGGAAGGAAGAAGGGTTGTCCCGCGCTTTAGGAGAAGACACGCTGTAGACGCCAGTGGAATAATCCCAACAATATCTCTGACTTTTTCCTTTACTGATGAATACTACCCTTACCAAGAGTATAAAATAGTTAAGCCTTCGAAGGAATACGAGAAGCCAGGAATAGTGGGTTATGGTGTCTATTCTTCTAAGTTCAGAATTAGAGAAGGTAGAATAGAGCGCGCTGTCCCCTTTCTAGATGAAGACGCTATAACAGCAGCCGTTGAAGCTGGAAAAATTGCACTTATTCATTCAGGTG
Above is a window of Candidatus Bathyarchaeota archaeon DNA encoding:
- a CDS encoding PKD domain-containing protein, whose product is MSYLWTVGYYVEIGFKVPEGVTTITITNVTFPIEDSTYFKVTVLNPSYSKADANIISITIVTIIDDVETIYSIPAESIGPSIPYPLRKSEAITFRCNSSWGEFAGQTIRVVVFLQDDSGATFPFKAGKVKLEIVKAEFDTTVTVERFNVTIRNSAESLIPLNVTEILFDSTSIPPQNMTIHDENATLPQQLQPGQNKTFTCYWNLWEKGSLGSSHNITAKTSQGYSAVSKTASLPPSVSLNITDLTFTALPDTSGFNVTVSNLPSSPHFVNINRVAITNGTQIFENITTIGDITQRLMPGDNLTLQCLWNWTEFKGQEIKVTVYTAQGFFTQEYTRIELPVASFTYLPTAPDTGETVTFDASESYDPNGTIVRYLWDFGDGTNETGEVTTHTYANNGNYTVTLIVTDNNGLTDKTSADIKVLNKLPIVSFTESATSVLTDENIYFNATESYDPDGSIVGYFWDFGDGTNTTGLTVEHAYSDDGNYTVTLTATDDDGDTASTTATKTVLNRPPVSIFTESAETVYTSEVITFNASGSYDPDGTIVSYFWDFSDGTNASGAIVEHTYIDNGNYTVTLTVTDDDGATASINATKTVLPSPPLVALFTESAEIVYAWKAVEFNANNSYDPKRFQMKKNRKFNFFQS
- a CDS encoding universal stress protein; its protein translation is MPYCPKCGNEVSEEMKYCPKCGASLKAEAAPRETYEKHEKHEKHEKHEKEEKAELIAVHVMHLPAYAFAPTPIEVAPASTVTPIPITISREKRKMVEEYLKKVEKMAKKVGVTVETKVIENHMSIVHAITEIANKEGCDLIVMGTKGRTGIKKFLLGSVANGVVTYAPCPVLIVR
- a CDS encoding nicotinate phosphoribosyltransferase, which produces MRLFHVASDEEIKRAETTDIYFVRTKQILEAKGREKTRVIAEVTSGSLPENRPWGILCGIEELAHLFKGIPVDVYSMSEGTVFYAGDHQGFREPVVRIEGSYGDFCLYETPLLGLICQASGIATRAARIRKVAKNKRLISFGIRRMHPSLSPMIDRAAFIGGFDAVSCLTGAKAVETEPVGTMPHALIIVMGDQVKAWKAFDSIVEEDVPRVALVDTYSDEKMEAIMAVKALKKLKAVRLDTPSSRKGNFAEIVREVRWELNIRGCKHVQIFVSGGLNEESVRQLSEAGADAFGVGTHVSNSPTINFAMDIVEIDGKLCAKRGKLGGKKEVWRCPKCLVDVVLSYNEPQPTCLKCRGKTDRMLKPLVKNGNVVAKLPKPKEIREYVLEQLEKLSLE